In Phaseolus vulgaris cultivar G19833 chromosome 7, P. vulgaris v2.0, whole genome shotgun sequence, the genomic stretch acgtaggtcgccaggGGCAAGCACTTAGTCTCTTCATTGAACAAGTtgcagctcgagactggggggcttgtgtaccgaccggTGCTCGGGCGTAGTTGACTGCTAGTGGGTATGGGGCCACTtaagctgggtcccacgagcggcagGGGCCAGCACCCCCGCAGACAGTACGCCCAAGGGATCGaggagtggtcagacatcggtcatcAGGATATGCTAACCTCGGACCTTGGACCTTGGCAAGTCAAATAGCAGAGCTGGGCCACaggaggtggatcccagaccactCACCAGTTATtagttagggagaagcctaggtcacgagggcctatgcgtgtggtgtggatgacgcgttcaagcgcaacacaagtaaagagccactAGAAAAGATACGACCTGAGAGGGTCACGTTCTaggggtgagctgcatgcaCGGCACGTGAACGGCTAGGGCGCTCCCAGGATGGGTGACCcaagagatcaggtgcacgagttggcacccaggtggtcatcccgtcagaggttgcactccagttagggagcCTTACGCGTTAGGTTGCCCTAAGAGGGGGTAATAGCGGCGCTAGGGCCCACCCTCAGAAAGCCTATTTTGGGTAGTGGAAACAGTGGAAAACCTAGACTGTATAAAGGGTAGTAATAAACCTAACAAGGTACGCTATTCACTTGCGCTGCTTCACACACACAGTTTACACATAacaattttggtgtttcctgaccctaagattgacttgagcgtcggagtgcaaacggcctctagggcgccctttgtctttgttatttcaggtgtttgatcgagAGAAAGGCACGAACGAAGGCACAGAGACTCGGAAGTGGGAGTATCGTGAGACGTACAAAGACAATCGAGTCAACTGGCAGGAACATTACAtatgttaaaacaaaatattcaaaCAAAACATCAAATTCTATCAACTAAGAGTAAAGCTCTATCACCTGAAACTTCATTCGCTCCCGTGtgatacacgatcatcacaaataaataaatagaacaaACACAACCCAACAAAAGGGCAAGCTAGCTActtttaaaacttctaatataattgaaattttaaatcaCAAACGTGAATTCATCATTTTGCATACACTTTCACAAATCAATCAAGTGTCTATAATGATTGATAACCATATTTCTATGTTAGACTTCTACTGACCAATATACACAAACACTTGACTTTACTTCTGGAAAACTCGTGCATTGACTTAGACTCATAGATCTGCACCTATCATACTACATCATTGTGAAATTCACACAGTTATGTGCATAATAATCTCAATATTAGATTATCTCAAATGACAAGGTTAATTCATATAACCTATAAGACCAAATTATGTTTCAAACCGCAAACAAAATCATATGAACTCCTTCGACTCTCAACACCTGATaatcttcatctatatgattctaATATATTAGGAGAGTCAGGATACCTCATTTTAAAcaaatccctagtcaatgcacatccttaCAATTTCAACACGATATTTTCTTTCCTAAAAATACTATGTCCCGATTACCACTTCATATTTCATATCTCACAATTTATAAAACCAAACCATTTAATCATAACAAAGCTTggaaataaacaaacaaaaattcatCCCATTTTTTCTTGAGCGAGATTCCCTCTCGCTTAAACAAAAATGGGtctcgcttgagcgaaaatATCTGGAACTCATTGTCTCAAGCTACCTTGAGCAGAAAGGTCTCACCTAAATATCTCGCTTATGCATAAACATTTGCACAAAAACTTAAGAGTGGGATAGTTACCTTAGtagagttatatatatatatatatattccccATCACCAAATCAAAATCATTCATGATCCGGTCGATCATCGGTAGTCGGTGACGTCAGCAACAGATAGCCACGTGGACCGTTCTTAGTGGGACACGTGGGCCAGGGAAGCTGATGTGTCTTGGACAGGGTCACCCGGGGGGTGATCGGTGATCAggtggtgatcggtggtcagaaAGAATGTGCGATCATCGTCTAGATAAGCACCATGAAGCAGAGGGCGTGGCGCTATGGGGAACCGATCGGTCGTCTGGGGTGAGTGACGGTCGTCGGGTCTTCGTGTTACGCGCAGTTAAGCTGGGAGCGAGAGGCGATTCCCGGTGAGAGTGTTGCATACGAGCCTTGTGTGGCAGAGTATCAAAGAAAGGAGAAGTTATGTGCTTTGTAGTGTCGTGCATGAGAGTGGCCTAAGAGAGCTAgcagccagtcggtgattggtgctctcttaacccataacgtgcatggagcaaagcagaggtgatcgttcacacaGTAGGTGACGCTTGGTACGTGCGCTTAGCCAAGCCACACCTGGTACTCACGCTGAGGTTGCGCGAGACACCTAGTGAAAGAaacacgctaagttacttcgtacacgaataacttaggcgcgcaaacagagtatataaaggcattTCGCGCTCAAATAAAGGgaggtaagattcattcttgcaaGTGACTAGTTTACAcatagagagaaagagagaatcacagagtgcacacgAGTCTCGTTGAGATTCCTAGTTcatagttctttggtggttttgcgTGGCTGACTTAagcatcggagtgcaatcggccgctagaggcaCCGTTTGTTGTGTTTCGCAGGTTCGCTTGGAGCTTTTGGGAAGTGCTTGGAACGTTCTTGCGGAAGACAAAGTTTGACGTGGCGAGTCCTTCGGCAATCGAATCACCTGcaagatcatttggcgcccaccgtggggcccgtgtGAATTCGTGATCCCATCCACTTTGCTGTTAGATTTCGTTTGTTCTTGAGATTCTTTGCTTAGAAAATGAGGAAGACAAGGCAAACTTCACCCGCGCCATCAGCTgaagaaggagctgtgacaatggcgcaagTCTTGGAAATGATGCGAGCGCTGCAAGATGATGTGGCAGCATCAAGAATGGagcaagaaaggatgcaagcgGACTTGGCTGCATCGCAGGGCAGGAATGAAGAGTTGAACCGAGTTAACGAAGAATTGCGCAAGACATTGCAAGCGCAGAAGGAACGGGTGGCGGAAGAAGGAGTGGCGCCGCCACCGTCTCCCACCAAGACTTTCCCCATGCCTTTCTCATATGAGATCATGAGTGCAGTGGTGCCACCAAACTTGGTGGGGGTGAAAGCCTCGTTTACAGGGGTGGAGGACCTGGAGACGCATCTGACAGCgtttcacacccagatgatgctttcTAGGGGCTCAGATGCAGTGTATTGCAAactgttcatgagcaccctgagcgGGATTGctttggagtggttcgtgaACCTACCAGATGGCCACATCACCTCGTTTCAGCAATTCTCGAAGTTGTTCATGGAGCAGTATATCGTGAACAGGGCACCCCAGTGGTGTCgtatgacctgttcgacgtgcgtcAAAACCAAGGTGAGTCCCTTCGGGACTACCTCAGTCGTTTTGGAGCTCAGGTGGTGAGGTTGCCCAGCAAAGacgaagatatgctggtgcatgcgTTCAAGAAAGGGGTTCTGGCGGGCCCTTTCAGTGAATCTTTGATCAGGAATCGCCCCAGCACCTTCGCAGAGATTAGGCGTCGTGCTGTGGCGCACATCGTAGCAGAAACAgcggtttctgagaagaggggaagcgcgATCCCGACCAAGTCGCGCGCAGGACCGAGTAGGTCTCAACAGCcgatgagggtgcatgaggccaaagaagGAAAGAAGGCCCAGGGgaagtgatggaagaggcccaagcacaagcccacatgcaagcccaccaaagggtagatttgggccaaccatagagttatggccaagaggatccaagaagacgttcttttacatgttcaaatgccataaactctagtgtagagtagactttaatttcttgtcaaaattagcataggaactttatttgtaattttcttagaattaattttggcacctaaaacaccaacctaggtaaacttagagtttctaaaaaaacctctaaatttaccaaggccggtctagaaagcccatggagggggtgaacataaaaactagacacacccctccccatgtgctcatttgtgcacccatgtgccatgtgcacccatgtgcttcacatttacatttcatttggctagcattagggttgcattatggtcctccttagcctataaaaggaggagcctacaccttgtattttcaagtttaattgagtaaggttatgctgccatttttgtgcacaagctttacttctcctagaaatctaggctctaaacttcaatcctttcaccttctcccttgagctggccgaaccactcaaacaccatactcatcatgcacctacaaggccaacacaactcctatgagggtcttgatcatctcacccattgcttccgcaccttattttctactttgattcaagaagaacacatgaaaatgccatcattatGAGCTTTTGTTTCTTCAAGctgagtagcttggtcttttaaattttcagttcttctttacttcatattgtcatttaaatttcatacttgtcttgctgttttttactttttaaattgttcttggtgtgcttatggaagatccaaccaaagcacaattgttcaattgatcttgaacaaattctgtgcagcttgtgataggattccttacaccattgagtggctgttttcttttaggaatttgagtccttattgctttcttaattttgcttcattttatgctttgagtctttattttctgaatctataaatgttgtgtcaagtcatgtgaatccatatttgtcaacaattcttagtagtcctattattggcttgattgtttcttgcttttgggtctctttaatttgtttgaatttgctgttctttgatcttttggtgccttttttatttttagtttgagttcatattgtgtttagatcatacacaattctatttcacaaatttccattgtgtctaaactttggtatcttgctgtttttgtttccagttttcagattcccctgtttacaccttctctgttttggctgttttaacccagaaaaatatttccacccataggaaaattctgattttctggaaaatgcaagtttaaagtgttatagaaaagacaaaaaaagaatgaggtcaaaagaagcaacagaaaaaaaatgataaatcttttaaaatcagagtgcaaatctgaagcgctccagctggcataaccgaacaccaattttgcaaaatttattaaaaaaaaatggtgcatccgttttgagtgattccaaagccagattttagataagatcctgaatctcttgaataacaaatttcagagccaaattccaaaaatacagatcagcataaatcggggaacaaacacgtttttctggcccacaacattttccagtggtgctgtttttttatttggtcatctaatctagtgtttttctttaggaattcttttgtgtgccaaccttttattgagtacctttaattgtttgctttaatttcttgaatctctttctaagttgtcatattataaatccttttggtggtactgttttctttcaattaaatttgtttcttgcttttgttccttgacctctctttttgggtgctggaatttaatttctcccttggtgcttatgtgcatggaatttgacttggtttaaggtttagcccttgtgaataggtgctggaaattggagaattaaagccaacattctaaggaggagacaaagccaaggccaaaacaagttttcttgaaacaaacactacaaacacttaggagatcaacaatcaagacaacaaagaagtgcactaaccaaaaggaggaacaacaaagggagttctcttatttcctttacaacttggtttattgttaattaccttgttaattacgtttagacggtgagtgtgtcttcaagggctcaaagtgtccaagaagcctcacctagggccgaatagtatagcattcttgattagtaattgttacttgtttgtaattgcttttcttttgctttcatagctacgttttgcatgtttaattttgtttaatttttgtgttaaaccgactagctttgttgattagttagcatacattgttttcttgcattgaaaaaaaaaagttttgatttctcaacttaattgtgttccaagtggtttactaagagaaagctttgtgtgaagacattgagggatagtttttggctaaggcaaaggcttggtatttaagtagtccactgtgactcacctcccttacctggaagactaccttctttgacttccctaaatttttctcaaggtaaaatacttctacacacaaagctttagtcatgtcttctcactcctctaaatctcttaaaagtgaggtgaaatccttaaaatctcttttgaaacaacttactaaggatattcaatcaatttcatctaaacaattggagaatgagatcaaaactaatgaattgactaaagcaaagaatgagaagtctcaattttcaaaaaaattacattctcatgcatctagctctaaacatcatgattatcttggggaagaaagtcttaggaaaaatgaatatcatcaacaattccctaggagagcaaggaaagagagacaagaaaacctaaccaagcatatctctcacactcaagctagagaaattccatgtttagaataccttggcaatgatcaattagcatctcaatgtttcaatgaaagatctatgatcttaagggacaaagatgagaatagtagccaagaaaaagaagctagtgagagtgaagaaaatgtaaaaatagaaaagcaagagaaaacccttggaaaacaaaaggcgtgggagaagagtgttccttcccacaaggtcattcaacaagaaggaaaagttgaaaatacatttgaaaatatacctcttgttgaacaacctagccttaccttttgtaaaggaacacttgcaagcctaagtgaaaaagaagagtctttaaaagaagcttgcatagataaaaatgaaatagattatttctcatatgtgctaggatatcaccaagtgaatgtcaagttttttataagcatctacaaaaacaaatttttatgtgaagtagggcctaaagaaacttgtcatgtcttattgagacaaccattgcaaagtgtacaaatctgttccgtccggttgaccgggacgtcttcgtgcgtggcctcaatcgtcagctaaggactccttcccactgaatgcctgcaaatttcctgcaaaaagagggcAGAgtggcgccctagcggccgtttgcactccgacgctcaagtcagccagcaagaaacaccaaaaactgtctacccacgtatctgagcaccgcgtgtggcactctgaagggtggtaaaagaactgtgtatatgtgtgtgtgttgtccccttcaggcaaaaatattctccagtcacttgtgcGTAAtcctaaagcacgggcaagcaaccagaaagtttctcgtaaatttgccaaaggtccCAACCCCTTTTTctgacattctcagcgctatttaaactgcccccagcatttaaagcgccttaaagcgcttttaaactcaaacgtaacgcgctcattaaagcgcttaattatgaaacgtagcgcatttaagacgttgaaacgcttggaagctataatagtacctgaatgccaaaaagggaaactgtattgaatatctttaattacctggcacctgactagagggtgtttctattccggcattgctgtcatacacgtggagggcctcacgacgccatgaccccatccgggggcgtttctgcccatctggggacgtttctacgtgtgggtcctcctgcttgggagtgctactgcgctaggggtggctttttgggtaccaactcatgcccccaagtatctagccacttactctgagagcgtatctgccttcctctcgcaccctgcacccggttatcctgggcgtgaccttcctcttgggtcgtatctgtcccgaaggcgtctctggggcagcaggggtacttcgcgagtcaggctgcccttcactggtactattactatggccttggagccacctttcctttctctttattactttcccgagatatcgggacctgaggctttcccacgacgtcgctccctccatggtctttcctacccatgggtatcaggGAACCACACcatgattgccttgcttttacactgtttaatctggcgacgccctcaccagggcgacgccttcacctaggcgacgccttcgcttaggcggcgccttgtcctgccttggcgacgcttcctcttggcgtctctacatctgggcgacacctcgagctgactttgactttcctgttgttgactttgaccttgacttagttaacgccctgatacgggacggtacacaagcccccctgtcttaagccgaagacttgtcttcagcgcaaagactaaagccttgcccccgccatccacgtgccttcttgatgacgtgtcattctctgctgactcagcaaattttcgaattactgacgcgacattatctgaaccacaggggtattcttaatgaccgattggaAATTCCCTGCAATGGGGATGATTACaacttttgggctaccctttatcacacgccacgtggcccatcgcgtggccctcctttagagacctttgcgcttcccctgggcaaACGACCTTCTGACGCGTGGCTCGATCCTGCGGCCCTCAATTTgcgcctcttgggttacgaaatgtaacgtttaagttactccaaaccccgcgctcaccctactgttacattcattcgctctgcaactccgcactgttcatcgccttcgaaagcactgttcatcgccttcgaaaaccctttttctctgcaactgcgattctctccttcctgtgcCCTTCTGCTGCCtccattccaatagcaaaggtaTGATCTCGGATACTCACGACCTTTCCCCTTCGTCGCATTGgattgatttattgaactgcctgggactgttgttattcacgtattactgcatttcttcgcttcttcttcctcctctgatttttctcgcgtgggtgacgcttcctggggttctttccccttctcgccatggctaaacttgctaaaccctttttcctctcttctttctccagctatctattttcaccatgacgcgcgcgaacgcggagcctgattcttccCCTACGACCCCCAaatccaactacaaagccttctacccctgggcctccgatgagctcctgagtgaatgcaccagcctgacttccttccaggacctggaagctcaccggggggatccccatctgtacaactttaacgccttctgccgcacacacgacgcccacatatccgtccgtcccggcaggcctggggaacctgtttgttcggacgacagacctagaaaggggaaacccttcttcttcatgtaccagaccgtgttcaagcgcgtaggagtgTGTCTCCCtttcactcccttcgaacgggagcttcttactgaaatcaacactgcccccgcccagcttcatcccaatagctgggcatttgtgaggggctttcaaattctttgtggatacctgGGCATTCCTCCTTCCgtagatgtcttcctgcatttttttgaggtgaaaaaacaggggaaaagcttttgggtaagcttttccgggatcgctggcaggatcctcctctccctcttccagaattcttacaagaactggaaagggaagttcttcagggtgtgctgcgccaagcatgatcccacagctttggatggcttccctctttactggacggaacgccccaaattgctcagggccaaaactctggaagagctatccccCGCCGATAgagaggtaagcaaagccttggcggggttggggatcgtctttgataccttgaagctggtcgctagcgagtacaatgcccacgccctgaccacctattttggtaaggGGCTCACCCCTCATCTTTTGTGCTATAAACAGCCTGCTATCGATCGTTTGTTTCCCCATACTATTATGCTTGTTTTACACTTGcaccatgttacttgcatttcatgTCTCTTCGCGTATCGTGAATTCGCGTAGCTGTTTTAGTACTAACCCTTGCTGTTTGGTCTGCCTTggtgtaggatcggtgatgggcgtttccaaaagaatgatgttggcgaaagcactgaaggaggctcgtgccgccaaggcaggcgcctcCTCCAGCCCTACTGCCAATCCGATTCTCCCGCCGGCTCCGACACCGCCGCCGCCAATCACTGCTGAGGGTGCTTCTAGCCCATCTTcgacgtctccacctggctctgacgtgcttccaactcccaactctccttcgcctatcgccgctgtgcccctagctgcggcctcgtcaccggctccaacccccctcgacaaaggaaaaagggttttggagattctgtcagatgatgaggaaacagaaggcgtggcacccttcaagaggagaaaatccgcgcgggttcctcttttggCAGGGACAccgccgcagggagggaacccctttatggacaaccctccaagcgcaacctcactccctcctatgattctccaagaggaaaggaGCGAAGGTGCGGAATCTGCTCCGCCtctgccgccgccagaaaccactgcttccccggctcccgatgctgccgcccccgacttcattgccatcccccctccaatcatgcatctgatgaggggtttcagtggcgaGACTATGCCggaaggtaccgacaggagggaaggtatgcctttctatctgggggccttcttggcggtggcccttgaatggcgctcccaggccagaaataCTGTCTTGCAAacccaaaccctccaggccttggaaacgaaagcaaccaccctggaggaggagatgaaggccctgggacgccagaacgaggcttattgttcctctctgaaccaagcacaagagtccagggcagaagctgagaggaaattggcagaggccttggagctccaggctgacttctacgctcgtgaaGTTTCTCTCCAAGTGCAGGTGGCGGGTCTTCAGGAGGTGGTCAAAACGGATGCAGAAACTCACaaagacctgaaggaccgttgctgtgaacaggctgccaagatggagcggatggaggaggaaatggccacgcaggccaaagctatggaccttctccgagttgactacgacaaactgcaggtcgaggttagccggcttcgcgtggagaaagaggctctggagaaacaggtggcctctggagacgccgccattgaggaactggagaaggagaaaaagtcccttatccaggagatggcgggcaccttcgaggaggggttccaagaggccctgtcccaggcgtcctgtgagaaccctggcatcaacctttcgaactgcgaccccacacaccacgtagtcgacgggaaggtcgtgcccatggatttgaacgactgaactgctgcccctcatccgccaccttcctcttcaagcttaactcttcattctttaccttcgctttttgattttatttgccaaacttgtaattctttgaactatccgcactCTTGTCACTGATTTGAGTCGTTCGCATGGTTGTCTTTATTTCTTTgtcacatacgattctgcctatgcgatctcgctctcatcttttcccttcatacgcttcaattattttatctgtgttctgcccgtttctcacacttcgttgggcggtttggtatgattggGTAAGCTCACTCGCCAACCCttacgcccgtggagaggctcactaagtggcgccgtatcgtccacgagaCGACTCTAATACCGAAaggctctttctttgatcttttaacactcggcgcccacgcctaaggagaggcctgccaaagcagcaccgtatcgtccccgggtgtctaaaacgctgagtgctgtggggtttttgttccctccatggtctttcctgcccataggtatcggggaacaccctgccagtgactcgctggcattcgacggtctcgtctccctccacagtctttcctacctgtgggtatcggggaggcgacgcctgcaactaactttgcctttctctgatttcttctccctcctcagtctttcctacctgtgggtatcgaggaggtaacgccagtcggtatttgggttggcgacgcccgcgacttctcgtctgtcgtcgccctttacgtctttcctggcaacgcctcgggcgttacctttgcTTCAACATTGACtttaattcttgccttggtcaacgcctgataacagcgaagagcccaaggcttcgtctgtgccatccacgtggcgcttcttgtacagctgatgggaccttctgtcattcgacttgatccacgtggcgctgcttgcaTGGTCGGTGGGGTATCTAGTCAtttcattttctgactcctgctgtacccctggctcattatcgacggcgcatcgtaccactggatattctgctgatacgacgttttctgatttaaaccagtggtgtcagcgtcatcctttcaccttctgccacgtgtatcaatcgcacGGTGCACCCGTTCGTGTCGTTTGGCGCGCTAggcgctttatttaactcttcaaactctggaactatcttcaccattttctcactcttcataacctacttacgttctttcttcttgtaccctttcttcttgcaccctttcttctctgtcgaagggctgttctaactgctcccctcgctcaactcttgcgTTTCCAGCCAtcttgatcttgttaaagaatgtcctctcacgatgcttcctccagggtccgtcccaaagacttgtacccttgggcctcgagcgaacttcttgatgagtgttcatgcttgctctccaccagggccgtacgagaacacaaaggggagttgtgttcttacgaccaccgggccttcgcgaggaggcacgatgacgacatcgctgtgctcccatgcactctgggggagccagtgtgtggcgacgaacgggccaacaacggggtccctttcttttacttttaccaggtggtgttcaagatcatcggggtgcgcttacccttctcctggttc encodes the following:
- the LOC137830232 gene encoding uncharacterized protein, producing MLLAFHVSSRIVNSRSCFSTNPCCLVCLGVGSVMGVSKRMMLAKALKEARAAKAGASSSPTANPILPPAPTPPPPITAEGASSPSSTSPPGSDVLPTPNSPSPIAAVPLAAASSPAPTPLDKGKRVLEILSDDEETEGVAPFKRRKSARVPLLAGTPPQGGNPFMDNPPSATSLPPMILQEERSEGAESAPPLPPPETTASPAPDAAAPDFIAIPPPIMHLMRGFSGETMPEGTDRREGMPFYLGAFLAVALEWRSQARNTVLQTQTLQALETKATTLEEEMKALGRQNEAYCSSLNQAQESRAEAERKLAEALELQADFYAREVSLQVQVAGLQEVVKTDAETHKDLKDRCCEQAAKMERMEEEMATQAKAMDLLRVDYDKLQVEVSRLRVEKEALEKQVASGDAAIEELEKEKKSLIQEMAGTFEEGFQEALSQASCENPGINLSNCDPTHHVVDGKVVPMDLND